Proteins encoded together in one Deinococcus hopiensis KR-140 window:
- a CDS encoding phosphatase PAP2 family protein, whose protein sequence is MEAFWLAVTQLGRDEVFIVVLALYTWLARPRGGRELGVAFALSYLVNSALKYGLNLPRPFTNDPSVASEAARGTAGGPGLPSGHAQLITTLWGGMAAQVGRTGLWIAALLLIALVAYSRLALHVHFPADVLVGLLLGAVFVGFAVRGYFPQGGALRWLVPLGLLAVAAFLPAGTPREYGVGLGLLAGFWAARPDFAPPRDWTGRLIVALVGLILVFAVYFGLSALPHSVKDLGVVRALRYGLLVLVATEGVPALLRRWLPRV, encoded by the coding sequence ATGGAAGCGTTCTGGCTGGCTGTCACACAACTCGGGCGTGACGAGGTATTTATTGTGGTCCTCGCGCTGTATACCTGGCTGGCACGGCCCCGGGGCGGGCGGGAGCTCGGGGTGGCGTTCGCCCTCTCTTACCTGGTGAACAGTGCCCTGAAGTACGGGCTGAACCTGCCGAGGCCCTTCACCAACGATCCCAGCGTGGCGAGCGAGGCGGCGCGGGGCACAGCGGGCGGGCCGGGACTCCCCAGCGGGCACGCGCAGCTCATCACCACCCTCTGGGGCGGGATGGCGGCGCAGGTGGGGCGGACGGGGCTGTGGATCGCCGCACTCCTCCTGATCGCCCTTGTGGCGTACTCGCGGCTGGCGCTGCACGTCCACTTCCCGGCAGACGTGTTGGTGGGACTCCTGCTGGGAGCCGTCTTCGTGGGCTTCGCGGTCCGGGGGTACTTTCCGCAGGGGGGCGCACTGCGCTGGCTGGTGCCGCTCGGACTGCTGGCCGTGGCAGCCTTTCTGCCCGCCGGAACACCCCGCGAGTACGGCGTGGGCCTGGGCCTGCTCGCCGGCTTCTGGGCCGCGCGGCCGGACTTCGCCCCCCCGCGCGACTGGACTGGGCGCCTGATCGTGGCGCTTGTTGGGCTGATCCTGGTGTTCGCCGTGTACTTTGGGCTGTCCGCGCTGCCGCACTCCGTCAAGGACCTGGGTGTGGTGCGCGCGCTTCGCTACGGCCTGCTCGTGCTGGTGGCAACGGAAGGGGTGCCCGCCCTGCTGCGCCGCTGGCTGCCACGGGTGTAG
- a CDS encoding RsmB/NOP family class I SAM-dependent RNA methyltransferase, translating to MTAARPSYNPARALAVRVLTHVLMGEGFAAPTLDAALTEARLPARDAGLATHIVYGTLRYLARLDAALAPLLRGETHPKARALLLAGTFERLALGTPPHAVVSEYVNVARMARLAPPALVNAVLRRVELPPETEETRYALPTWLIGLFRAAYGERAEATMLDLLEPQPLWLSLSDEGVRELEAEGSVVDSGPQGVDRVTLARPLRESRAYRGGQAQPINPASLAVVDALGKVAGVRVLDLAGGAGVKAAMLAARGAEVMSVDVIARKHEAARANLTRLGLTAEFLTHDLTQPLDLPPAPLVLLDAPCTGTGTLRAHPEIKLRLTPAAVDEMAALQARMLPRAAALVQPGGVLVYSVCSVTPQEGQEVVGAFLAARPDFAPEPVPGVDVPTVPAGPGILTVPIKGIDGFFIARLRRAGEPGA from the coding sequence ATGACGGCTGCCCGCCCCTCCTACAATCCTGCCCGCGCGCTGGCGGTCCGCGTCCTGACGCACGTGTTGATGGGCGAAGGCTTCGCCGCACCGACGCTCGACGCGGCCCTCACCGAGGCGAGGCTGCCCGCGCGAGACGCCGGGCTGGCGACGCACATCGTCTACGGCACCCTGCGGTATCTGGCCCGGCTCGACGCGGCCCTGGCTCCACTGCTGCGCGGCGAGACGCACCCCAAGGCGCGCGCCCTGCTGCTGGCCGGCACCTTTGAGCGGTTGGCGCTGGGTACGCCCCCGCACGCGGTGGTCAGCGAGTATGTAAACGTGGCGCGAATGGCGCGTTTGGCCCCGCCCGCCCTCGTCAACGCCGTGCTGCGCCGGGTAGAACTCCCCCCTGAAACGGAGGAGACGCGTTACGCCCTGCCGACCTGGCTGATCGGGCTGTTTCGCGCCGCTTACGGCGAACGGGCCGAAGCCACCATGCTGGACCTGCTGGAGCCCCAGCCCCTGTGGCTGAGCCTGTCGGATGAGGGGGTGCGCGAGCTGGAGGCAGAGGGCAGCGTGGTGGACTCCGGGCCACAGGGCGTGGACCGCGTAACGCTGGCGCGGCCCCTGCGCGAGAGCCGCGCCTACCGGGGGGGGCAGGCCCAGCCCATTAACCCCGCGAGCCTGGCGGTGGTGGACGCGCTGGGTAAGGTGGCGGGTGTGCGCGTGCTGGACCTGGCAGGCGGCGCAGGCGTGAAGGCCGCCATGCTCGCCGCCCGGGGAGCCGAGGTCATGAGCGTGGACGTCATCGCGCGTAAACATGAGGCTGCCCGCGCCAACCTCACCCGGCTGGGGCTGACAGCCGAGTTTCTGACCCATGATCTGACCCAGCCGCTGGACCTGCCTCCCGCGCCGCTGGTGCTGCTGGACGCCCCCTGCACGGGGACGGGTACCCTGCGGGCCCACCCCGAGATCAAGTTGCGCCTCACCCCAGCGGCGGTGGACGAGATGGCCGCCTTGCAAGCCCGGATGCTGCCCCGCGCAGCGGCCCTCGTGCAGCCGGGGGGCGTACTCGTTTACAGCGTATGCAGCGTGACGCCTCAGGAAGGGCAGGAGGTGGTGGGGGCTTTCCTCGCCGCCCGTCCTGACTTTGCTCCTGAACCCGTGCCCGGGGTGGACGTGCCCACGGTGCCCGCCGGTCCGGGCATCCTGACCGTTCCCATAAAGGGCATCGACGGTTTTTTTATCGCCCGTCTGCGCCGCGCTGGAGAACCCGGCGCGTAA
- a CDS encoding MFS transporter, with protein MSAASSAPRGSAKLILFLTIFVAMLGLSVLFPIIAPLGRQLGLSETQIGWFSTAYSLAQFVFAPIWGNRSERVGRKPVLLLGLVGFSLSFGLFAVLATLGTSGALTGTGLFLGLVVSRLIGGVLSSATLPTAQAMMADLSGERDRAAAMGLIGAAFGLGVVFGPGLGAVLSGLGLTVPIFFSAGLGLLTALAAFLTLPETRRGGGTAASRGDGGALLGRPGILLFLAVSALYTLASVGMEQTIAFYVQDTLHLVPAQTARTVGEMLAVFGFLSAAVQGGAIRPLSKKVAPGPLITLGLLVMGAGMFLLPQTFTFWTITAALAVIGVGSAILGPSLSAALSLSVGEGEQGRVAGLNSSALALGRMTGPLLGTGLYQVAGKGAPYLLSGGILAALLVWSLLVRPGVQPAATAGREH; from the coding sequence ATGTCTGCGGCTTCCTCCGCCCCCCGTGGGAGCGCCAAGTTGATCCTGTTTCTGACCATCTTCGTCGCCATGCTGGGCCTGTCGGTGCTGTTTCCGATCATCGCGCCCCTGGGGCGGCAACTGGGCCTGTCGGAAACGCAGATCGGCTGGTTTTCCACCGCGTACAGCCTCGCGCAGTTTGTCTTCGCGCCCATCTGGGGAAACCGCAGCGAGCGGGTGGGACGCAAGCCGGTGCTGCTGCTGGGCCTGGTGGGTTTTTCCCTGAGCTTTGGGCTGTTCGCGGTGCTTGCCACCCTGGGTACCAGCGGGGCGCTGACGGGTACAGGCCTTTTTCTGGGCCTCGTCGTCTCGCGGCTCATCGGTGGCGTGCTGTCGAGCGCCACCCTGCCCACGGCGCAGGCGATGATGGCAGACCTCAGCGGCGAACGTGACCGCGCGGCGGCAATGGGGCTGATCGGCGCGGCCTTCGGCCTCGGCGTGGTGTTTGGTCCGGGGCTGGGCGCGGTGCTGTCGGGCCTCGGTTTGACGGTTCCCATCTTCTTCAGCGCGGGGCTGGGACTCCTTACCGCTTTGGCCGCCTTCCTGACCCTGCCCGAAACGCGGCGTGGAGGCGGAACTGCGGCGAGCCGTGGAGACGGCGGGGCGCTGCTGGGGAGACCGGGTATCCTGCTGTTTCTGGCCGTCAGCGCCCTGTACACCCTGGCGAGCGTGGGCATGGAGCAGACCATTGCCTTTTACGTCCAGGACACCCTGCACCTCGTGCCCGCACAGACGGCGAGGACCGTGGGCGAGATGCTGGCGGTGTTCGGCTTTCTTTCCGCTGCCGTGCAGGGCGGCGCGATCCGGCCCCTGAGCAAGAAAGTTGCCCCCGGTCCTCTCATCACGCTGGGCCTGCTCGTGATGGGCGCGGGAATGTTCCTGCTGCCGCAGACCTTCACCTTCTGGACGATCACCGCTGCCCTCGCCGTGATTGGGGTCGGCAGCGCCATTCTGGGTCCCAGCCTCAGCGCGGCGCTGTCGCTGAGTGTAGGCGAGGGGGAGCAGGGCCGGGTGGCTGGGCTCAACAGTTCGGCCCTGGCCCTGGGCCGCATGACGGGACCCCTTCTGGGCACCGGCCTGTACCAGGTGGCGGGCAAGGGAGCGCCGTACCTGCTGAGCGGCGGTATTCTGGCTGCGCTGCTGGTCTGGAGCCTGCTCGTTCGGCCTGGGGTGCAACCGGCGGCCACGGCGGGGCGGGAACACTGA
- a CDS encoding maltose ABC transporter substrate-binding protein — MKKALTFLSLALLGNASAATLTVWTHFGTTELAWLKGQAAAYEKKSGNKVTVVSVPFDQIPDKLIQSAPKGQGPDLVVTLPQDRLGQLAAAGVIEPMDKYVTSKSDLDKTALSAMTYQGKLFGIPMFAEAVGLVYNKKLVPNAPTTWSAFLSAAQKNSGNGTFGFLADLGNAYMNYGVVSAYGGYVFKNNGGTLNVKDVGLANAGADKASAFLNDLRYKYNLVPEGVNGDAARSAFIEGRLAMFLTGPWDMGDIKKAGIDYGIVPFPTPPGATGKWSPFVGVQGTMLSAYSKNKAAAAAFAKQISSSDAQVEFNKAGGRIPVSLSARTKLKKDPVVAGFGKTISMGTPMPNVPQMGAVWGPWSNAIAQSVQKPNQNYSSILDKAVQEINSNIK, encoded by the coding sequence ATGAAAAAAGCACTGACTTTCCTGTCCCTCGCCCTGCTGGGCAACGCCAGCGCCGCCACCCTGACGGTGTGGACGCACTTCGGTACCACCGAATTGGCATGGCTGAAGGGCCAGGCAGCGGCCTACGAGAAAAAGAGCGGCAATAAGGTCACAGTCGTGAGCGTGCCCTTTGACCAGATTCCCGACAAGCTGATTCAGAGCGCACCGAAGGGCCAGGGCCCTGACCTCGTGGTGACCCTGCCGCAAGACCGCCTGGGCCAGCTGGCTGCAGCGGGCGTGATCGAGCCGATGGACAAGTACGTCACCAGCAAGAGCGATCTGGACAAGACGGCCCTCAGCGCCATGACCTACCAGGGCAAGCTGTTCGGCATCCCCATGTTCGCCGAGGCAGTGGGACTGGTGTACAACAAGAAGCTGGTGCCCAATGCGCCGACGACGTGGAGCGCCTTCCTCAGCGCCGCGCAGAAGAATTCCGGCAACGGCACCTTCGGCTTCCTGGCGGACCTGGGCAACGCCTACATGAACTACGGCGTCGTGAGCGCCTACGGCGGCTACGTCTTCAAGAACAACGGCGGCACCCTGAACGTCAAGGACGTGGGCCTCGCCAACGCTGGAGCGGACAAGGCCAGCGCCTTCCTGAACGATCTGCGCTACAAGTACAACCTGGTGCCCGAGGGCGTCAACGGCGACGCCGCCCGCAGCGCCTTTATCGAGGGCCGCCTGGCAATGTTCCTGACCGGGCCCTGGGACATGGGCGACATCAAGAAGGCCGGCATCGACTACGGCATCGTGCCCTTCCCCACTCCTCCCGGCGCGACCGGCAAGTGGAGCCCCTTCGTCGGCGTGCAGGGCACCATGCTCAGCGCATACAGCAAGAACAAGGCCGCTGCCGCTGCCTTTGCCAAGCAGATCAGCTCCTCAGACGCCCAGGTCGAGTTTAACAAGGCCGGTGGCCGCATCCCCGTGAGCCTCTCGGCCAGGACCAAGCTGAAAAAAGACCCCGTGGTGGCGGGATTTGGCAAGACCATCTCGATGGGAACGCCTATGCCCAACGTGCCCCAGATGGGCGCGGTCTGGGGTCCTTGGAGCAACGCGATTGCCCAGAGCGTGCAAAAGCCCAACCAGAACTACTCGAGTATCCTCGACAAGGCTGTGCAGGAAATCAACAGCAACATCAAGTGA
- a CDS encoding ABC transporter permease subunit produces MLAVLVLALMLGGAVLAGWLLSGLTARLVPGAPPYMILVYLVATLLLLMPVTARLVPWITNWYYLFPALVFLSAFTVLPIVLTVNYAFTNYSAVNSGNPDSGVRTAASLSADRRVVTLAETPEASSLSDYLRCKSATCTGDTIVLFDEEASVPVRAAVANVSGRQVTLAAPVAGTLAVANATRINRYGHVGLANFREIFAKASRALWPVFLWTVIFAFSTVVINALAGLVLGILLYNKRLKGRNVYRTLLFLPWAIPAVISVQMWVALLNQQFGIVNKSLGLLGIAAVPWLNDPLWAKVSVLLVNLWLGFPYMMTATISALATINEDLYEAASIDGASRWQQIQNITLPLLRTSFTPILLSGFAFNFNNFGIIYLLTKGGPAQEGREATAQSTDILLSWGFNTAFASSGGQNFALASAIALIIFFLTLAISLVNFRAAGVFEEARK; encoded by the coding sequence ATGCTCGCCGTGCTGGTCCTGGCCCTGATGCTGGGCGGCGCGGTCCTCGCTGGATGGCTATTGAGTGGCCTGACCGCGCGACTCGTGCCGGGCGCCCCGCCTTACATGATCCTGGTCTACCTGGTGGCCACGCTGCTGCTGCTGATGCCCGTAACCGCCCGTCTGGTACCCTGGATTACCAACTGGTACTACCTGTTTCCAGCGCTGGTGTTTCTGTCGGCTTTCACGGTGCTGCCCATCGTTCTGACAGTCAATTACGCCTTTACCAACTACAGTGCCGTGAACAGTGGCAATCCCGACTCCGGCGTACGAACGGCCGCCAGCCTCAGCGCGGACCGCCGGGTGGTGACGCTGGCCGAAACGCCTGAGGCGAGCAGCCTCTCCGATTACCTGCGCTGCAAGTCGGCCACCTGTACGGGAGACACCATCGTCTTGTTTGACGAGGAGGCCTCGGTGCCGGTGCGCGCCGCCGTGGCGAACGTCAGCGGCAGGCAGGTCACGTTGGCCGCACCCGTGGCCGGAACGCTGGCGGTGGCGAACGCCACCCGCATCAACCGCTACGGTCACGTAGGGCTGGCAAATTTCCGCGAAATCTTTGCAAAGGCGTCCCGCGCCCTGTGGCCGGTGTTCCTATGGACGGTGATCTTCGCGTTTTCCACCGTGGTCATCAACGCCCTTGCAGGCCTGGTTCTGGGCATCTTGCTGTACAACAAACGTCTCAAGGGCCGCAACGTCTACCGCACGCTGCTGTTCTTGCCCTGGGCAATTCCGGCCGTGATCAGCGTACAGATGTGGGTTGCGCTGCTCAACCAGCAATTCGGCATCGTCAATAAAAGCCTGGGCCTGCTCGGCATCGCGGCGGTGCCGTGGCTCAATGACCCGCTATGGGCCAAGGTCAGCGTGCTGCTGGTCAACCTGTGGCTTGGCTTTCCGTACATGATGACGGCCACCATCAGCGCACTGGCGACCATCAATGAAGACCTGTACGAGGCCGCCAGCATTGACGGCGCGAGCCGGTGGCAGCAAATCCAGAACATCACGCTGCCGCTCTTGCGGACCTCGTTCACGCCCATTCTGCTCTCGGGCTTTGCGTTCAACTTCAACAACTTCGGCATCATCTACCTGCTTACCAAGGGGGGCCCCGCGCAAGAAGGCCGCGAAGCCACCGCGCAAAGCACCGACATCCTGCTCTCGTGGGGCTTTAACACAGCCTTCGCATCAAGCGGAGGTCAGAACTTCGCCCTGGCCAGCGCCATCGCCCTCATCATCTTTTTCCTCACCCTCGCCATCAGCCTGGTGAACTTCCGGGCGGCGGGCGTCTTCGAGGAGGCCCGCAAGTGA
- a CDS encoding sugar ABC transporter permease — translation MTATPPLTPPGGYVHREPGPLRRALPWIVLAAVVIGFIVLGYFLASNMQGRPKSFTIFFVEGGWKKFLLFLLAASGVLALTSLIGQKIGQLRTKRKIDYTAVLGDQLTHLFLILVVLVAIYPLVYVLIAAFDPRNSLFAFPDFGNPNLLYKTGLLPKLDVLSFANFQALFEGFSLPGWQVALAGVAGAALTALLLLTLLGRFGRESDGLTQTRTWTTRALLAALAVLVIFMTPGQFQGGTNESKFLLSVRNTLLVSGITGLLAILLSTSAGYAMARLRFPGRFQMLLFFIFIQMFPVFLALVAVYTLMVLLGLSNTFTGLILAYSGGAIAFNTWIFKGYVESLPESLEEAAMVDGATRWQTFLRVVLPLSGGILVFIFLNQFIGTYAEFILANILLTGVDKWTVGIMLLSFTQGQFSTKWGVFAAAAVLGALPIVALFYGFQRYFVGGTVSGGVKE, via the coding sequence GTGACGGCCACGCCCCCCCTCACGCCTCCCGGCGGGTACGTTCACCGCGAACCCGGGCCGCTGCGCCGCGCCCTCCCGTGGATCGTGCTGGCCGCTGTGGTCATCGGCTTCATCGTCCTGGGGTACTTCCTGGCAAGCAACATGCAGGGCCGTCCCAAGAGCTTCACCATCTTCTTCGTGGAAGGCGGCTGGAAGAAGTTCCTGCTGTTCCTGCTCGCGGCGAGCGGCGTGCTGGCGCTCACCAGTTTGATCGGGCAAAAAATCGGACAACTTCGAACCAAACGAAAGATCGACTACACTGCTGTGCTGGGCGATCAGCTTACGCATCTGTTCCTGATCCTGGTGGTGCTGGTCGCCATCTACCCGCTCGTTTACGTGTTGATCGCCGCCTTCGATCCCCGCAACAGCCTGTTTGCCTTTCCTGATTTCGGCAACCCCAATCTCCTCTACAAAACTGGCCTCCTGCCCAAGCTGGACGTGCTGAGCTTCGCCAACTTCCAGGCTCTGTTCGAGGGCTTTTCACTGCCGGGTTGGCAGGTGGCGCTTGCCGGAGTGGCTGGCGCTGCGCTGACCGCCCTACTGCTGCTGACGCTGCTGGGACGTTTCGGCCGCGAGAGTGACGGGCTGACGCAAACCCGCACCTGGACCACCCGCGCTCTGCTGGCTGCGCTGGCTGTACTGGTCATTTTCATGACGCCGGGTCAGTTTCAGGGAGGTACCAACGAGAGCAAATTCCTGCTGTCGGTCCGCAACACGCTGCTCGTGTCGGGCATCACGGGCCTGCTGGCGATCTTGCTGTCCACGAGCGCCGGGTACGCGATGGCGCGGCTGCGCTTTCCAGGCCGCTTCCAGATGCTGCTGTTCTTCATCTTTATCCAGATGTTCCCGGTGTTCCTGGCGCTTGTGGCCGTGTATACCCTGATGGTGCTGCTCGGCTTGAGCAACACCTTCACGGGCCTGATCCTCGCGTACAGTGGCGGCGCCATCGCCTTCAACACCTGGATTTTCAAAGGCTACGTCGAGTCTCTGCCGGAGTCGCTGGAGGAAGCGGCGATGGTGGACGGCGCGACCCGCTGGCAGACCTTCCTGCGCGTGGTCCTGCCCCTGTCGGGCGGCATCCTGGTGTTCATTTTCCTGAATCAGTTCATCGGCACCTACGCTGAGTTCATCCTGGCGAACATCCTGCTCACTGGCGTAGACAAATGGACCGTCGGAATCATGTTGCTCTCGTTCACGCAGGGGCAATTCAGTACCAAGTGGGGCGTGTTCGCCGCCGCTGCCGTGCTCGGAGCCCTGCCCATCGTGGCGCTGTTCTACGGCTTCCAGCGCTACTTCGTGGGGGGCACGGTATCGGGCGGCGTGAAGGAATAA
- a CDS encoding DUF2231 domain-containing protein has product MDSQINDRVEDALSEHRWVEALAEQWQGALKRTKADLPRGPAVASVLHGEPLGHPLHPILVHLPLGGWLVTGLLDFLPGGQAHEREQAADLALLLGTLGSVATIAAGWTDWSNTRGQARRTGLIHGALNEVAFFLNGASLLARRRGNRKMGKALSGTALCLAGVGGFLGGQLVYRHGLGVGQTLAHPQG; this is encoded by the coding sequence ATGGATTCACAGATTAACGACCGGGTCGAGGACGCCCTGAGTGAACATCGGTGGGTGGAAGCGCTGGCGGAGCAGTGGCAAGGCGCCCTCAAGCGGACCAAGGCCGACCTGCCCCGTGGCCCGGCCGTCGCCTCGGTCCTGCATGGCGAGCCGCTGGGCCATCCGCTCCATCCCATTCTGGTCCACCTGCCCCTGGGCGGCTGGTTGGTGACCGGTCTGCTCGACTTCCTGCCGGGAGGGCAGGCCCACGAGCGCGAACAGGCCGCCGACCTGGCGCTGCTGCTGGGCACGCTGGGCAGCGTCGCGACCATCGCAGCGGGCTGGACCGACTGGTCCAACACGCGTGGGCAGGCGCGGCGTACCGGCCTGATCCACGGCGCGCTGAACGAGGTGGCCTTTTTTCTAAACGGCGCGTCTCTGCTCGCGCGGCGGCGAGGCAACCGCAAGATGGGCAAGGCCCTGTCCGGTACAGCGCTGTGCCTGGCCGGGGTAGGCGGCTTCCTGGGTGGGCAACTCGTGTACCGCCATGGCCTGGGGGTGGGCCAGACCCTCGCCCATCCTCAGGGCTGA
- a CDS encoding stalk domain-containing protein — protein sequence MRKITAFTLVACTFAMAQVSPPTPGSARARAAGATPGTAYTDGKSLQNLVRLQPHGKAISLQLGDQEMTVFTGQRRAFSNGDPVVLPGAPFVLEGRSYYPTGLLRAMGCSVEAAGRTPGLKDVLSVTCHVDGKLKKLLFKKLIF from the coding sequence ATGAGGAAGATCACCGCTTTTACGCTTGTGGCCTGCACCTTCGCGATGGCCCAGGTCTCTCCACCCACACCGGGCTCTGCGCGTGCTCGGGCGGCCGGCGCAACGCCGGGGACCGCCTATACCGATGGCAAAAGCCTTCAGAACCTCGTGCGCCTCCAGCCCCACGGGAAGGCCATCTCCCTGCAACTCGGAGATCAGGAGATGACGGTCTTCACGGGACAGCGCCGCGCTTTTTCCAACGGGGACCCGGTGGTTCTCCCCGGCGCTCCCTTTGTGCTGGAGGGCCGGTCCTACTATCCGACCGGGCTGCTGAGGGCAATGGGCTGCTCCGTCGAGGCCGCGGGAAGGACGCCCGGTCTCAAAGACGTCCTCTCGGTCACGTGTCATGTGGACGGCAAACTGAAAAAACTGCTGTTCAAAAAACTGATCTTCTGA
- a CDS encoding helix-turn-helix domain-containing protein — protein sequence MKLRITKPNVFLKAPSWQITWLKSKGKSIPEIIDATGFSRTTISTLIAAYNANGEQTLLEKRQFNKSDPTLNPDQQEALFQVLQRPPERGGLWTSKKVKIHIQEHLGIEVAEVCDWGYLKRLGFPVQFPRATHTEAASPKEQGAFIKKSKRR from the coding sequence TTGAAGTTGCGTATCACCAAGCCGAACGTCTTCTTGAAGGCTCCCTCCTGGCAGATTACCTGGCTCAAAAGCAAAGGAAAGTCAATTCCGGAGATTATTGACGCAACCGGGTTTTCGCGTACAACGATCAGTACGTTGATTGCTGCCTACAATGCCAACGGCGAACAGACTCTTCTGGAGAAGCGTCAGTTTAACAAGTCTGATCCCACTCTGAACCCAGACCAGCAAGAGGCATTATTTCAGGTTCTCCAGAGACCACCCGAGAGGGGTGGTCTCTGGACCAGCAAGAAAGTCAAGATACACATCCAGGAGCATCTTGGGATTGAAGTGGCTGAGGTGTGTGACTGGGGCTACTTGAAAAGACTTGGCTTTCCTGTTCAGTTTCCTCGAGCGACTCATACGGAGGCAGCTTCTCCCAAAGAACAGGGGGCGTTCATAAAAAAGTCGAAGCGGCGTTGA